One window of the Bos mutus isolate GX-2022 chromosome X, NWIPB_WYAK_1.1, whole genome shotgun sequence genome contains the following:
- the LOC102265690 gene encoding melanoma-associated antigen B16 produces the protein MPRHQKYGQCRKTFSKSRGWEVAQVSRTPKKTNIPSQSLIPGDFPSTSESCQNFYSSVATTTTTTTSTLLIKSDEFSPSQNVDYSLSTSQAMSYPVSMPRDPLNEEVALLVDFLLLKYQMKQPVTKADMMKVFICKCEVHFPDILQRASECIRILFGLDLKEVDPTNHCYVLLIQLGLTYDGMMHGEAGVPKTGILILILAVIFMKGNCATEEEVLEVLNVTRMCSGRKYFFFGELKQLLSDFVREGYLEFQHVVNADRWQSEFLWGPRAYAETTKMKILEFLAKVNGTDPSSFPSQYEEALEDEKEKAQARVSANCLCHYRFLYSD, from the coding sequence ATGCCTCGGCATCAGAAGTACGGTCAATGCCGTAAGACCTTCAGTAAGTCCCGTGGTTGGGAGGTTGCACAGGTCTCCAGGACACCAAAGAAGACCAATATACCCTCCCAATCTCTAATACCTGGTGATTTTCCCAGTACTTCTGAGAGTTGTCAGAATTTCTACTCATCtgttgccaccaccaccaccaccaccaccagcaccttATTGATCAAATCAGATGAGTTTTCCCCTAGCCAAAATGTAGATTATAGTCTAAGCACCTCACAGGCTATGTCATACCCTGTGAGTATGCCCAGAGATCCTCTAAATGAAGAAGTGGCTTTGTTGGTGGATTTCTTGCTGCTCAAGTATCAAATGAAACAGCCAGTAACAAAAGCTGATATGATGAAGGTTTTCATCTGCAAGTGTGAAGTCCATTTCCCTGATATCCTCCAGAGAGCCTCTGAGTGCATACGAATTCTCTTTGGCCTTGATCTGAAGGAAGTGGATCCCACCAACCACTGCTATGTCCTTTTAATTCAATTGGGCCTCACCTATGATGGCATGATGCACGGTGAAGCAGGCGTGCCCAAGACCGGCATCTTGATACTTATCCTGGCTGTGATCTTCATGAAGGGCAACTGTGCCACCGAAGAAGAAGTCTTGGAGGTTCTGAATGTTACCAGGATGTGTTCTGGAAGGAAGTACTTCTTCTTTGGAGAGCTCAAGCAGCTCCTCAGTGATTTCGTGAGGGAAGGATACCTAGAGTTCCAGCACGTGGTCAACGCTGATCGTTGGCAATCTGAGTTCCTGTGGGGCCCCAGAGCTTACGCTGAAACCACCAAGATGAAGATCCTGGAGTTTCTGGCCAAGGTTAATGGGACTGACCCAAGTTCTTTCCCATCTCAGTATGAAGAGGCTTTGgaagatgaaaaagagaaagctcAGGCCAGAGTTTCAGCCAATTGTCTCTGCCACTACCGGTTCTTGTATTCAGACTAG